In the genome of Erinaceus europaeus chromosome 8, mEriEur2.1, whole genome shotgun sequence, one region contains:
- the LOC103107349 gene encoding large ribosomal subunit protein eL30-like has translation MLATKNMKKSLESINSRLQLVMKSRKYVLGCKQTLKMIRQGKAKRLVILANNCPALRKSEIEYYAMLAKTGVHHYSGNNIELGTACGKYYRVCTLAIIDPGDSDIIRSMPEPTGEK, from the coding sequence ATGTTGGCCACAAAGAATATGAAAAAGTCACTGGAGTCGATCAACTCCAGGCTCCAGCTGGTGATGAAAAGCAGGAAGTACGTGCTGGGATGCAAGCAGACTCTGAAGATGATCAGACAAGGCAAAGCCAAGCGCTTGGTCATCCTGGCCAACAACTGCCCTGCCTTGAGGAAATCAGAAATTGAGTACTATGCCATGTTGGCCAAAACTGGTGTCCATCACTACAGTGGCAATAATATTGAATTAGGCACAGCATGTGGAAAATACTACAGAGTCTGCACACTGGCCATCATTGATCCAGGTGATTCTGATATCATCAGGAGCATGCCAGAACCGACTGGTGAAAAGTAA